Proteins encoded within one genomic window of Cucumis sativus cultivar 9930 chromosome 3, Cucumber_9930_V3, whole genome shotgun sequence:
- the LOC101202732 gene encoding uncharacterized protein LOC101202732 has product MLHSTASFSIYTDDENQEQIMGLEAFEKGVMIEVNKEEVLGSTGHDFSFSERAMGLIQEEEMEDEDGLNRGFDDSEVNLRPASPPLYLAAGLGMDASGLGGGYDSVDFFDEKMVDETPSIHPSLSLRDYVQSLWSEGKLDEAEEQCYQATITFPEDGETLMLYAQLVWELHHDQAKASSYFERAALVAPNNSNILAARAKFLWELNEEDETMIPGEEDSNPVDSSSPEERIEPAPDTGESDMQEYYEKMLKENPTDPLLLKNYARFLQQSKVDLQGAEEYYYRGIQADPSDGELLSEYAKLVWELHHDYNKALNNFERAVETSPTNSYVLGAYASFLWETDEHEEDGASKNDSQWPSNTVAVSVGNA; this is encoded by the exons ATGTTGCACTCTACAGCTTCGTTTTCCATTTACACTGATGATGAAAATCAAGAACAAATCATGGGGTTAGAAGCGTTTGAGAAGGGTGTTATGATTGAAGTGAACAAAGAAGAAGTTCTGGGTAGTACTGGTCATGATTTCAGTTTTTCTGAAAGGGCTATGGGGTTGATTCAAgaggaagaaatggaagatgaagatggtCTAAACCGGGGTTTTGACGACAGTGAGGTTAACCTTAGACCCGCGAGTCCTCCGCTCTATTTAGCGGCGGGTCTTGGAATGGATGCATCTGGTCTTGGGGGTGGGTATGATTCTGTTGATTTCTTTGACGAGAAGATGGTGGATGAGACGCCCTCAATCCATCCTTCGTTGTCTCTTAGGGACTATGTGCAGTCTTTATGG TCCGAGGGAAAACTTGATGAAGCTGAGGAACAGTGCTATCAAGCTACAATAACATTTCCTGAAGATGGTGAAACTCTGATGCTATATGCTCAGTTGGTTTGGGAACTCCATCACGATCAAGCTAAAGCTTCAAGTTACTTTGAACGTGCAGCTCTTGTTGCTCCAAATAACAG CAATATTCTTGCAGCACGAGCTAAATTCCTGTGGGAACTGAATGAGGAGGATGAGACTATG ATACCAGGTGAAGAAGACAGCAACCCCGTTGATAGTTCATCCCCTGAAGAAAGAATTGAACCGGCACCTGACACGGGTGAGAGTGATATGCAGGAGTATTATGAGAAGATGCTGAAGGAGAACCCTACTGATCCATTGCTTCTGAAAAACTACGCACGGTTCTTGCAACAG TCCAAAGTAGACCTCCAAGGAGCAGAGGAATACTACTACCGTGGCATCCAAGCAGACCCAAGCGATGGGGAATTGCTATCAGAATATGCAAAACTGGTGTGGGAGCTTCATCATGACTACAATAAAGCATTAAATAACTTCGAGAGAGCAGTTGAAACCTCCCCTACAAACAG cTATGTTCTTGGAGCTTATGCAAGCTTCCTTTGGGAGACGGACGAACACGAGGAAGATGGGGCAAGCAAAAATGACTCTCAATGGCCTTCAAACACCGTGGCAGTTTCTGTAGGAAATGCttga
- the LOC101202971 gene encoding nuclear transport factor 2 has protein sequence MGTPFHIPVTAAQVGTYFVGQYYQVLQQQPDYVYQFYSDASTMIRIDGNFRESATAMLQIHALVMSLSYTGIEIKTAHSLESWNGGVLVMVSGSVQLKNLNRMRNFVQTFFLAPQEKGYFVLNDIFHFVDEDPVHHYPAVLLSQSNLDSTLNAPTAVPETVSNYSLNGAVQVREFAPPVVKENGHIDNHKFVEQQVQQVPEAKNIIEENTAEVNSMHHNASAISQDHFPVSVEEHAEEPQKHTYASILRVVKGQDVPSPVAAPQYPVSKGTPPASEQNYTPPPTSQQVPSASQNNSEMEQTGGEFPSIDDEGEIKSVYVRNLPSTVSASEVEEEFKHFGKLSSDGVVIRSRKDVGFCYAFVEFEDITGVQNAVKAGTAQVAGRQVYIEERRANSNIPHRGGRRGRGRGSYHTESSKGHYSSRSYSYGMGVRDGSDREYIRPRGNGFYRPTTRQEKGNLSHQVTRNGETPSELS, from the exons ATGGGCACGCCCTTTCACATTCCTGTCACTGCTGCTCAg GTGGGAACATACTTTGTTGGGCAGTACTATCAGGTTCTTCAGCAGCAACCGGACTATGTTTATCAGTTCTATTCTGATGCCAGTACTATGATCCGGATTGATGGCAATTTCAGAGAGTCCGCCACTGCAATGCtg CAAATACATGCACTTGTTATGTCACTTAGTTATACCGGGATTGAGATCAAGACCGCGCATTCACTAGAATCGTGGAATGGTGGTGTTCTTGTGATGGTTTCTGGCTCTGTTCAACTGAAGAATCTCAATCGAATGAGAAACTTTGtgcaaactttttttcttgcaCCCCAAGAGAAAGGCTATTTTGTTCTGAATGACATCTTTCACTTTGTTGATGAGGACCCAGTGCACCATTATCCAGCAGTCTTATTAAGTCAGAGCAATTTGGATTCCACCTTAAATGCTCCTACCGCAGTTCCAGAGACAG TGTCCAATTACTCACTTAATGGAGCAGTCCAGGTGCGGGAGTTTGCCCCACCTGTTGTCAAAGAAAATGGTCATATCGATAACCATAAGTTTGTAGAACAGCAAGTGCAGCAAGTTCCAGAGGCAAAAAACATTATTGAGGAAAATACAGCAGAAGTAAATTCTATGCATCACAATGCATCAGCTATTTCACAAGATCATTTTCCTGTTTCTGTTGAAGAGCATGCTGAGGAGCCCCAAAAGCATACATATGCTTCAATT cTAAGGGTTGTTAAAGGACAAGATGTTCCATCTCCCGTTGCTGCTCCGCAATATCCTGTTAGTAAGGGCACACCACCTGCTTCCGAGCAAAACTACACTCCACCTCCCACCAGTCAGCAAGTACCTTCAGCTTCCCAAAATAACTCTGAAATGGAACAGACAGGAGGGGAGTTCCCTTCGATTGATGATGAAG GTGAAATAAAGTCGGTTTATGTAAGAAACTTGCCATCCACTGTGTCTGCTTCAGAAGTTGAGGAGGAATTCAAGCATTTTGGCAAACTCAGTTCTGATGGGGTGGTTATTAGGAGTCGCAAG GATGTTGGTTTTTGCTATGCGTTTGTCGAATTCGAAGACATTACTGGTGTCCAAAATGCAGTCAAG gCGGGTACTGCCCAGGTTGCTGGGCGTCAAGTATACATCGAGGAGCGGAGAGCAAACAGCAACATCCCGCACCGAGGAGGAA GAAGGGGTAGAGGAAGAGGGAGCTATCACACCGAATCTTCGAAGGGACACTATAGTTCTCGTAGTTACAGTTACGGTATGGGAGTTCGAGATGGAAGTGACCGTGAGTACATCAGACCAAGGGGCAATGGCTTCTATCGACCTACTACTCGACAGGAGAAAGGGAACCTAAGCCATCAAGTAACAAGAAATGGAGAAACTCCATCAGAGTTGTCATAG